The proteins below come from a single Acanthopagrus latus isolate v.2019 chromosome 4, fAcaLat1.1, whole genome shotgun sequence genomic window:
- the irf8 gene encoding interferon regulatory factor 8 — protein MSNTGGRRLKQWLMEQIQSGQYSGLQWEDESRTLFRIPWKHAGKQDYNQEIDASIFKAWAVFKGKFKEGDKAEPATWKTRLRCALNKSPDFEEVTERSQLDISEPYKVYRIVPEEEQKNGKSSVMTMAATTSSGDITDMDCSPAELDELIKEEEGCSIQASPEYWSQGSINAFPLHQDPLPSGTLSSAFSQMMISFYYGGKLIHNTVVNHSEGCRIAPQQPLGRGGLYSLDSMQSVPFPSAELIEYDRQRHVTRKLLGHLERGVLVRANQEGIFIKRLCQSRVFWIGLGEVGSQYNQMACKLERDAVVKIFDTGRFLHALQLYQDGQFPAPDPTVTLCFGEELHDLSNAKGKLIIVQISVLHCQQLLEAVNMRRSQPYCNNSTLEMSDNLASDQMARIYQELCSYSGPQRQACYRDNMPITA, from the exons atgtcgAACACAGGAGGTCGGAGACTGAAGCAGTGGCTGATGGAGCAGATCCAGAGCGGCCAGTACTCTGGACTGCAGTGGGAGGATGAAAGCCGCACTTTGTTCCGAATTCCTTGGAAACACGCAGGGAAACAGGATTACAACCAGGAAATAGACGCATCCATTTTTAAG GCGTGGGCTGTGTTTAAAGGCAAGTTTAAGGAGGGGGACAAGGCTGAGCCTGCAACATGGAAGACCAGACTCCGCTGTGCCCTGAATAAAAGCCCAGACTTTGAGGAGGTGACAGAAAGGTCACAGCTGGACATCTCTGAACCCTATAAAGTCTATCGCATCGTACCCGAGGAAGAGCAGAAga ATGGGAAAAGCTCAGTGATGaccatggcagccaccaccagcTCCGGTGATATTACTGACATGGACTGCAGCCCTGCAGAACTAGACGAGCTCATCAAAGAG GAGGAAGGCTGCAGTATCCAGGCCAGTCCAGAGTACTGGTCGCAGGGCAGCATCAACG CTTTCCCACTGCATCAGGACCCTCTGCCATCAGGGACTCTCAGCTCAG ctTTCTCCCAAATGATGATCAGTTTCTACTATGGAGGGAAGCTGATTCACAACACAGTGGTTAATCACTCTGAAGGCTGCCGAATTGCCCCCCAACAGCCCCTGGGTCGCGGTGGCCTTTACAGTTTAGACAGCATGCAAAGTGTCCCCTTCCCTTCTGCTGAGCTGATTGAGTACGATCGCCAGCGCCACGTCACACGCAAGCTCCTGGGCCACCTGGAGAGAGGCGTGCTGGTCCGGGCCAACCAGGAGGGAATCTTCATCAAGAGGCTGTGCCAGAGCCGCGTCTTCTGGATCGGGCTGGGAGAAGTCGGCTCACAGTACAACCAGATGGCTTGCAAACTCGAGAGGGACGCTGTGGTCAAGATCTTTGACACAGGAAGGTTTCTTCATG CTCTGCAGCTGTACCAGGACGGCCAGTTTCCTGCTCCTGATCCCACAGTGACTCTGTGTTTTGGAGAGGAGCTGCACGATCTCAGCAATGCCAAAGGCAAACTGATCATCGTCCAG ATCAGCGTGTTGCActgccagcagctgctggaggcagTGAACATGCGGCGCTCTCAGCCCTACTGCAACAACTCAACCTTGGAGATGTCTGATAACCTGGCCTCTGACCAGATGGCCCGCATCTACCAGGAACTGTGCAGCTACAGCGGCCCCCAGAGGCAAGCCTGCTACAGGGACAACATGCCCATCACTGCCTGA